The DNA region GAGCCGCGGAGAAGCTCCACATCGCCCAGCCCTCCCTGAGCCAGCAGCTGTCCAAGCTGGAGAAGGAGCTTGGCGTTCTGCTGTTTCAGCGCAACACCAGCTCGGTCGAGCTAACCCACGCGGGCGCAAGCTTTGTTGAGCATGCCCAGAAGATCATGGACGCCGTCGAGCAGCTGAAGCAGGAGATGTCCGACATTTCCCAGCTTCGCAAAGGCAAGGTCGTCGTCGGCAGCATGCCGATCACGGGGTCCCATCTGCTGCCAAGGGTGCTGCCGGCGTTCAAGAAAGGGTATCCGGATATTGAAATTACACTCCTGGAGGATTCGTCCATGAACTTGGAGAAGCTGACGGCGAGCGGAAAGGCTGATTTGAGCCTGCTGGCGCTTCCGCTCACCGAGCCTTCGCTATCCTGGATACCGATCGGCGAAGAGATGATCGATCTCGCGGTTCCTCCGCAGCACAAGCTGGCAGAGCGGGCGGCGCTTGAGCCGATACAGCCGATTTCGCTGGATGAAATTCGGGACGAGGACTTCGTGGTGCTGAAGAAGGGGCAGGGCTTTCGGAAGCTTACATTTGATATTTGCCGCGAGGCCGGCTTCGAGCCGAAGGTGGTGTTCGAGAGCAATAACATCGAAACCTTGCAATCCCTGGTTGCTACAGGCATGGGGGTTACGCTCGTCCCGCGCTTCATTGCCAGGGCGAAGCGGAGCGAGTTTATCCCGGTCTATTTGCCGCTAGCCGAGCCCGTCCCCAGCCGGACGCTCGTCGTTGCCTTCCGCAATGGACGGTACTTATCGAAGGCGGCGGACGCCTTCATCGATACGTTCAAGCAGGTCATGGATAAGCTCGTGGTGGAAAGCGTGCGTGACTAGACGGGGATTCGGTCCTTCACCATTTTCAAACCGGAAACGGGTTCCTTCTATAACGAATAATCCCGAAACAAAGGCCCTTGCCGAGGTCGATGACCTATTACAAGGGCCTTCCATTTATAGTTCTCTGTCCTAGCACCGTGCCTGCCATCATAACCTGCGAAAGAGCGAAGCTGCCGCAATTTTAAGGTCAGCCGCCTATTTTCGCAAATTGTGCTGGTCGAACATCCGATTTTGCTCATCCGCCGTGCGCGATTGATCCTGCAAGGATTCGTTTTTGCTGCTGCTTCCACCGCCCGTTACTTGCTCGACGAAGCTGCGAAACTGCGCCTTCTGATCTTCCTGCTCAATGCCGCGGCTGTCGAATTGGTTGTTCTCTGCCATGCGTTCGAAAACCTCCTCTCAGTCGGATTACCCATAGTATACCCGGCTGTCCGCATATGAAACTGAAATTTCAGGGGCGCAATCCGTTTTCGCTTGCTTTGGGTGTTGCATAATCCTTATTTAAAATACAAGTGAGGCCTCCGATCCTCGAATACCGGAATCCGGCCCTTTACTTCTTCCGGCAGAGCGCAGTCCAGCGTGCCGGTGACGACGGCTTCCTCTTCACCGCCTTCTGCAATCACTTCACCCCATGGATCGATCAGCATGGAATGCCCGAAAAACTCCGTCTCTCCGCTGCGGCCGACCCGATTACAGGCAACGACGTACATTTGATTCTCAATAGCCCGGGCCGTCAGGAGCGTTCTCCAGTGATGGAGTCTCGGATGCGGCCACTCGGCCGGAACGAACAGCACGTCCGCGCCTGCGAGCGCCAGCGTGCGGGACAGCTCGGGGAATCGGATGTCATAGCAGATCGATGCCCCGGCTTTCATTCCGTCCAGTTCAAAGGTGACCGCCTCCTCCCCGGCATGAAGAAATTTCTCTTCGTCCATCAAGCGGAACAGATGCATTTTCGAATACTTGGCGGTTGACTCGCCGTTTCTTCCAAAGACGTACATCGTGTTGTATATCCGATCGCCGATCTTCTCCGCTACCGATCCGCCTACGATATGAACGCCATGCCGTTTGGCGAAGTCGCTCAGCCGCCGCTTCGTCTCCTCCCCGTTCGGGTCGGCCAGCTCTCCAATCCGGTCCAGCGCATATCCGGTATTCCACATCTCCGGCAGCACGATTACGTCCGGCTTTTGTTCTGCGGCTACGGCTTTCTCCATTATCTCCGCCAAATGGTTCATATTGACGCCCGGTTCGCCTATCTCGATATAAGCTTGAATGAGCGCGATATTCAGTTGAGGCTTAGCTCCATCAGTCACTTTCGGTTCCCCCTTGTCATGCCGGTAATCTTGTTGCAGGAATCCTGGCAAACCTTCTCCATTAACGACTGCGATCCCTGTCCAAAACCTACCCGCGGCTGTTCATGTCAACATCATAGCCCCGAAGGGCCTGCCGCCGCAACCCTGTACGCCATTTCCCTCTATACACCCCGGATAAATCGTGATAAATTAATGCTAATTGTTTTAAGACCGCTGATACAACCATGCATAATGAAGGGGAATCAAGCGCAATTCAATAACCGGAGTGATGAATCCGCCATGAGCAAACCTAATCAACCATTCCATATCGAGCCGGCCGAGATAATGCCGACGCTGCCGACCCAGTTTTTCGCGACGCTGGTCTCGAATGTCAACCGGCAGGTGGCCCAGGGTCACGACGTCATTAATCTCGGCCAGGGGAATCCCGATCAGCCGACGCCTCCTCATATCGTGGCAAGCCTGAAGGAGGCGGCCGACAATCCTCAATATCATAAATACTCGCCGTTTACCGGGTATTCGTTTCTTAAGGAAGCGATTGCCCATCGTTATAAGGAGGATTATAACGTGGACCTGGATCCTGAAACCGAGGTCGCCATTCTGTTCGGCGGAAAGACCGGGCTCGTTCAGCTGCCGCAGGTGCTCCTCAACCCCGGGGACGTCTGTCTCGTGCCCGATCCGGGTTATCCGGATTACTGGTCCGGCGTTGCCCTTGCCCGCGCGGAAATGAAGTTTATGCCGCTTACGGCGGACAACGGCTTTCTTCCCGATTATAGCAGCATCGCCCCGTCCGACCGGGAGCGGGCCAAACTGATGTTCCTGAACTATCCAAACAACCCGACCTCAGCGGTAGCTCCCCTGTCCTTTTACGAGGAAACCGTGGACTTTGCCGCAAAGCACGGAATCGTCGTGGCCAGCGATTTCGCTTACGGCGCGATCGGCTTCGACGGCAAGCAGCCTGTCAGCTTTCTGCAGGCTGAGGGAGCCAAAGACATCGGCGTGGAGTTCTATACGCTGTCCAAAACATATAATATGGCCGGCTGGCGGGTTGGCTTCGCTCTCGGGAACGCGAAGATCATCTCGTTGATCAACCTGCTTCAGGACCATATTTACGTCAGCTTGTTCGGAGGAATCCAGGCAGCAGCAGCTACTGCCCTGACTTCCCCCCAGGATTGCGTCAAATCGCTGGTAAGCCGTTATCAAAGCCGGCGGGACGCATTCTTCGCAGCGTTGTCGGAGATCGGTTGGGATGCGCCGAAGCCGGCAGGCTCGTTCTTTAGCTGGCTGCCTGTTCCCAAGGGCTATACGTCCGTCGCGTTCGCGAACCTGCTCCTTGAGGAAGCCAAGGTTGCCGTTGCCCCGGGAGTCGGTTTCGGCGATCACGGTGAAGGGTATGTCCGCGTCGGTCTGCTGAGCAGCGAGGAGCGGATGCAGGAGGCGGCATATCGCATCGGGAAGCTGGGCCTCTTCTAGAAGCTTTGTTTTTGCTTTGAAAAAACGGCATCAATATGATATTCTTGCAATACATGAACA from Paenibacillus ihbetae includes:
- a CDS encoding LysR family transcriptional regulator yields the protein MELRQLQYTLQIAADKNFSRAAEKLHIAQPSLSQQLSKLEKELGVLLFQRNTSSVELTHAGASFVEHAQKIMDAVEQLKQEMSDISQLRKGKVVVGSMPITGSHLLPRVLPAFKKGYPDIEITLLEDSSMNLEKLTASGKADLSLLALPLTEPSLSWIPIGEEMIDLAVPPQHKLAERAALEPIQPISLDEIRDEDFVVLKKGQGFRKLTFDICREAGFEPKVVFESNNIETLQSLVATGMGVTLVPRFIARAKRSEFIPVYLPLAEPVPSRTLVVAFRNGRYLSKAADAFIDTFKQVMDKLVVESVRD
- a CDS encoding carbon-nitrogen family hydrolase, producing the protein MTDGAKPQLNIALIQAYIEIGEPGVNMNHLAEIMEKAVAAEQKPDVIVLPEMWNTGYALDRIGELADPNGEETKRRLSDFAKRHGVHIVGGSVAEKIGDRIYNTMYVFGRNGESTAKYSKMHLFRLMDEEKFLHAGEEAVTFELDGMKAGASICYDIRFPELSRTLALAGADVLFVPAEWPHPRLHHWRTLLTARAIENQMYVVACNRVGRSGETEFFGHSMLIDPWGEVIAEGGEEEAVVTGTLDCALPEEVKGRIPVFEDRRPHLYFK
- a CDS encoding pyridoxal phosphate-dependent aminotransferase, with amino-acid sequence MSKPNQPFHIEPAEIMPTLPTQFFATLVSNVNRQVAQGHDVINLGQGNPDQPTPPHIVASLKEAADNPQYHKYSPFTGYSFLKEAIAHRYKEDYNVDLDPETEVAILFGGKTGLVQLPQVLLNPGDVCLVPDPGYPDYWSGVALARAEMKFMPLTADNGFLPDYSSIAPSDRERAKLMFLNYPNNPTSAVAPLSFYEETVDFAAKHGIVVASDFAYGAIGFDGKQPVSFLQAEGAKDIGVEFYTLSKTYNMAGWRVGFALGNAKIISLINLLQDHIYVSLFGGIQAAAATALTSPQDCVKSLVSRYQSRRDAFFAALSEIGWDAPKPAGSFFSWLPVPKGYTSVAFANLLLEEAKVAVAPGVGFGDHGEGYVRVGLLSSEERMQEAAYRIGKLGLF